Part of the Toxotes jaculatrix isolate fToxJac2 chromosome 8, fToxJac2.pri, whole genome shotgun sequence genome is shown below.
TGGACATGTACAGTCACATCCCTCCGGTCTTGATGGAGAAATGTGCTGCACTCAGTGTCCGACCCGACACCGTCAAGAGTCTCATCCAGTCCATGCAGGGTAAGCTGTGCATGCCTCAGTTCCTGCCACAAGCTGTTGTATAAACTCATTCAGAGTAttagttttatatattttttattatttgtgttttctatGTGGCACATTGCTGTTTGCTTCTGTGTAAATAATCATATTCTTACCTGTGCAGTGCTCTCAGGCGTCTTCACTGATGTGGAGTCTTCACTGAAGGAGATCAGAGACGTCCTAGAGGCGGATGAGGCCGGCGAGCGAGCCCTCCAGGAAATTGGCGGCCCCGCTGCAGGGGAGGTGCACCCATCAGCACAGGGCCAAGCTCTGGCTGAGATCCGCAGGGACCTGGAGAAGTACATGGAGGCCCACGAGAAGGCCAGTTTCACCAACACGGAGCTCCACCGGGCCATGAACCTACACATCAGCAACCTGCGTCTGCTGGGGGGCCCGCTAGAAAGTCTGAGAGAGGCCCTGCCCCGGCCCCAGCTCAGTGAAGGTGAgggtgtgtttgatgagtgaaTGAAAGATTTTAAGGCTTGATAAAACTCTGAAAATGAGTTTCCTGCTCCATAAAACTCTGGCAAGTTTCCATTGGTGTAAAGTACAATGACATACTGAAAATTTGTACAATATTGTCTGTAGCTCATCACATGaatgttttgaatattttggtGACTTTAAAAACAGGCTTCCACAAATACAGAAGTGTGTTataaagcattaaaaaataacaacaaagcaGAGCAATAGGGATGAGTGAGAGGATTTATCAGTCATGCTGAATTTGATCTCATCGtgttatacatttttaatgtaactctgtgtgtgtgtttatatgtactCAGAGGAAGTAGCAGGGCTGCAGTGCATGAAGCGGATCCTGGGGAAAGTGCACGAAATGAGGGAGCAGAGATGCTCTTTGGAGAAACAGCTCCGCGACCTAATCCAGCAGGACGACATCACCGCCACCCTCGTCACCACAGAAAGGGCTGACATGAAGGTATGTAAGTCCACACAGAACGGAGGGGGGTTGTAACTTGAGTAGTCGTTTTTAAGCAATATATACGAGATATCCAACGAACCTGTGTCCTTCCAGCGTATATTTGAAGACCAGCTGAAGAAGTACGAACAGGTGAAGGTGTATATTGACCAGAACTTGGCAGCTCAGGAGAACATCCTGAAGGCCCTGACAGAGGCTAATGTCCAGTACGCCTCGGTTCGCAAGAGCCTGAGCCAGACTGAGCAGCAGTGGAACAGCACTGTCCAGGGACTCGTGGGCTCGTACGAAGCCTACGAGGACCTGATGAAGAAGTCACAGGAGGGTAAGGAGTTCTACGATGACCTTGAGGCCAAAGCGTCCCGTCTTCTGGAGAGAGCGAAGGCTCTGTGTCAAAcgagggtggaggagaggaagcccATCCTGGAAAAGTAAGGGGGCATTGACCCAATAAAATTTCAATAATGGGAGTGGGACTCTTGTTTTGAAATCTGAAATACAGCAAACCTTTTCATGCtgttctctccttctctttattGTTTGTCTCTTCCTCAGAGAGACCCAGAAAAAGCCCCCGGCACGACCTACAGCAGCTAAGCCCACCCTGAAGCCAAAGGCTCCAGATACCGACTCTGCCTGCTCCAGCATGGAGGACCCAGAGTTGGCCCAGCTCAGTGCAGCCATCTTGGCCTTGGGGGGTGACCTACCTGAGGAGCTGCGCAGCCTTCCCCCTGACATTCCTTCCCTCCCCACCACTCGTCTGCCCCGTCCTGAAGCTTTCCTCCCCCCTGGTGCTAACCTGGGTGGCAGCAGCTCTCTGCCTTGGTCTGGTGCTCCAGCTGCTGGTCTTCCTCGCTTCCCGGCCAACCTGCCACCTCCAGAACTTTTAGCACGGATTGCTCAGTTTCCTACATCAGGGGCTCTGGGAACACAGGGAGCCCTACCACATGGGCCCCCTCCTCAGATCACTCCACAAATGCCAGGCCAGGCAACAGGTTATCGGCCACCCCCTCCTCAAGCTCCCCAACCTGGCCCTGTTGCCCCTACACCAGTTCGGCCCACGACCACCACTGTGGACAGCATTCAGGCCCCTATTCCCAGCTACGCCCCTACACCACACCAGCCTGGCCCACCTGCAGCGTCTGCTGGCTACACTGTACCCCCACAGATGGGGGCCTATCCACAGTTTGTGCCCCAACCAGGGATGCCCATTCAACGCCCAGGCCAAACTGCTGTACCccaaccacagcagcagaagcatCCACAGCAGTACCCCCAGACCATTGGGCAGCCACTGCCTCAGGGGTACCAGCCTGGACCAAGGGCTATTCCTGGTCCTCCGTCTTCTCTCCAGACCCAGCAAGCCTACCCACATGGATATATGCCCCCGCAGCATGGTCTTCCTCCCCAGTACCAGCAGGCATTCCCAGGTCAGCTGCAGCCACGTCAACAAAACGGCTTTCAGCCTCACCCTCAGATTCCCCAGGGCTATCAGACTCCACAGGGCTTTGTACCCCAGCAGCACCCTCAGATGATGCCAGGCTCCATGCCAAGGCTGCCTCAGGCCCAGATTCCACCTCAAACTGCACACCCACAAATACCCCCAACTTCTCAGCCAGCAGCCCCTGTATCTCAGCCCTACCCGCCCCATCCCAACCAACAGATGCCCCCTGGACTCCCTCACCAACACATGCTgccacaacagcaacaaatctCAATGCCCCCCAGTGCCCAGCAGATTCCACCCCACCCACAGATGCAGATACCAGGTGGACCCAGACCACAGATGCCCCCCACAAGTCAGCCAATGCCACCAGTCTCACAGAACTACATGCCCCCCACTAGCCAGCCCATTCACCCTACCCTGCACCCACAGGGGCCTCCTTCCTCACAACCTCATATGGTCCCTGGTCCTCAGGTCCACCTGCCAAGGGGCCCTTTGCCCCAAATGCCCCCCAGTGCACTACCCCAACAGCATCACCCCCACCCTGGACAGCCTCCTATACCAAACATGCCCCAGCAGCCCATGGGAATGCCCAGCCAACCCCAGGCTCAGCCCCCTCATTCTGGGGGAGTGTGCTACCCAGGAGGGGCTCCAATGATGCCTCAGCAGCCCCTGGCACCACAGCCTGCAGCTCCCCAACAACCTCAGGCCCCTCTTACCATGACCCATCCACAGCCTTCTAGTATGTACCCTTCTGCTCCAGGACCTAATGTACCTTCAAGTGCCCCACAGCAACCCACTGCCATGGGCCCACATGGCCTTCATGTTCCCCCTGCTCAGCACATGATCCAGCCCTCACCTGGAGGACCTTCAGCAGCACAACCACCCAACACTGTCCCCCCATCCGCTTCCCCTTCTCCCTCACCAGCTCCCTCTCCAGGTCCTGCCTCGCTGGGTCTGAACGCCCAGCAGAGACCCACACCAGCCCCCACCCCTGGAGGCACTGCCCCACCCActcttccttctccctctgctgtctctccctccacGTCGCTGTTTCAACGCCAGAACTCAAGCACAGATGACCTCCTCTCCTCGAGCCCAGAGAGTCAACCTGGAGGCACCAAGGCTCCCACCAATGTCCTCCAGCCCACTAAAGCTGATCCACAGGATGGGGAGCGTCGGAAGAAGAGCTCCCAGGGAGTTCTCCTGATCCAGGGTGACCCATACCAAGCTCCAGAGCGTGTCGCCCGGCTTCATAGTGAACTGGAACGTTATAGAGCCCAAGTAGATTCCCTGGAGCACCCCTCGGAGACTGAGGGTGGTCTATCAGTGCTCGACGCCCGCTGGAAGGAGCTTCAGGACCAGCAGGAGAAAGACGCCCGCCAGCTCTCCATCGCCATCGCACGCTGCTACACCATGAAGAACCGTCACCAGGATGTCATGCCCTATGACATCAACCGTGTGGTGCTGCAATCAGGCAAAGATGACTACATCAACGCCAGCTACATGGAAGACTTGTCTCCATACTGCCCACGCCTTATTGCCACTCAGGCTCCACTCACCGGCACAGCAGCAGACTTCTGGCTGATGGTGTATGAACAGAAGGTGTCACTGATCGTCATGCTGGTTTCAGAGCAGGAGCTGGAAAAGGTAGTGAGTTTAATTTAGTTTGCACACTGATTTAACACTGAAGTTATAACAACATGTGGTATGAACCTACATCTacatttaaaactgatttatgtTAATTATGTCTTTTCATACATATTTCTTGGATACACATCATCTCTAATCttattgatgaaaaaaatattatacagaaaaaaattaaattaaatttactgAAAATGGTTTGGTGTTCATGAGGATTTGCACACTGATAACCAGTTAGTTTTTATCAAGTTGTGTTTCCTATAGATATATTTACCTGTTCTCTTGTTACCATCTGTGTTTCTAACattgtcttctctttttctcctagGGAAAAGTTCTGCGCTACTTCCCAACAGAGCGCGGCCAACAGCTCTCTCAGGGACCAATCACACTCAGCCTAACCACGCAGAAGACTACACCGACACACGTGGAGCGCATGATCAGCCTGCAGTACCGCGACCAAAGCCTTAAGCGCACTGTCGTCCATCTGCAGTTCACCTCCTGGCCGGAGCTGtgagtcatttttctttttactcaaaatATAAACTCATTCCTGTAAAAGTAACAAATGATTGTGATCACGTGGAGAGTTTGAAGAAGTTTAAGTGTCTTTCACACTGAAGACTCATCAGTTCTTTATATTTCTCATCAGGGGTCTTCCTGACAGCAAGAGCAACCTGCTGCGATTCATCCAGGAGGTTCATGGACACTACTTCCACCAGAGGCCCTTACACACACCTGTTGTGGTGCACTgcaggtgagtgtgtttgcagaggTTAACACCAGTCTGCAGCCCAATGATGTATAACTCAGAAGTAGCAGTGCAGTTTATTCTGCAAGCTTCTTTATGAGCAACTGCTGAATTCTGGGATTTATGAGTAAATTTGTGTCCTGTCTCTGTGAGGGATCGGTGCTGGTGCTTTCACAAGAACCATTTAAGAGCACAATTGACAGGCAGATTGCAAATGGTGTGAGTGTGAAGTTTTCAGATAAATGTTTCCTGGAAAAAGCAGATAAATATAAGAATCCCACAGGGCTCAGgcatgtatgtttttttcttcatttctgttaaaatgaaagagaaaaaaaatcatcatctcATGTTGAAAATACGGTCAAATGGGCCCCTAAGCTCTGGTGGTAAATCTCAAAAGTAGGGTGCAGGGACCCAGAGGGGTCTTTGAAAAGATTATGAGCAGCTGCTAGCAAAATAGTTAAAAGTCTGGTTTTACTGTGAGTCACTAGAAATTATTCCAGTCAGAAAATGTACAATCATGAGTGATGAGGCTGCTGCTGATCCTTCAGTATGAGTCCCTCAGCCAACTGGTCTCAACcaggaaatgtttcattttcccCAAAAAACTCATGAACCTCTCACAGAAGTAACTAGTGGTGGTTTTGAAGATTTAAACTTAAACACTGTTTTACAAAGAGAAATTTCTTTCTTATACAGTCTCACAGACGATTTcatccagaaaaaaatgtaaacacaaaaataatgaagACAGCATACCGAAAATCTTACCCTCTCGCAGAAAGGAAGTTTCCAgttttctgaacattttcactttccaCAAGCTTTTTTAATAATCAGACCAAATCAGGCTGGTTTTATTGTTGCAGGACATGAAGATGTAGTTTTCCAGTTTTCCTAATTATCATTTGATCACTGCAGACGCAAAatttcagtgcagcagcatTTTTTGTTAGGTTTTCTTCCTTTATGAGAAAAGTGTGGTTAATCAGCCTGTGCCTTTTCTGCCTCAGCTCAGGCGTCGGCCGCACCGGCGCCTTCTGTCTGCTGTATGCGGctctgcaggagctggaggcagGAAACGGGATCCCAGATCTCCCACTGCTGGTGAAGAAGAtgagacagcagaggaagaacATGCTCCAGGAGAAGGTCAGTTTAAAACTACATTAGGCAGCTTTTCACATTATGACTCCAGGTGGCAGCAAATGATAATTGTTTGAATGTTGAGGGTTTCATAATCCAGACTTAATTGAGCGTGGTGCCAGTAGACAGAGTTTTGCACTTCCTGTCTacttaaaagttttttttccccaaggtATCTTGGCCATACTAATTCCCACATGATAAGAATAGTAATTTTGGTGAAAAAGTGTTAATAAGGTGTCTGCAGCATCTGCAGCTCCAGGTTGTGATTTGTGCTGATAATACAGCTGCACACATAAATCCTGCTTAAACCCAGTCTCCCTGAAACCTGAGACattcttttcttctgtggttgTCTTGTTGTAcaaatagcacacacacacataaaatttACATGACagataaaaaacaacatgaaacacaTGCCGTGTTTACAGTGTAGTAGCTAAACAGGATGAATCGATTTTCAGATAATAGAAGCTTCATATTAacatccttctctctgtcttgtctgcagctccacctgAAGTTCTGCTACGAGGCTGTGTTGAAGCACGCTGAGTACGTCCTACAGCGCCACGGCATCACTACTGCCACCTGCAGCAAGAACACCAACTCTGCAGCCACAAAGGTTTGTCACGTTTCTTGTCCAGAGCTCTGTCCTGGTGCTCTTGACAGTaaaacagtttgtgttgtgGAGTTCGGGGATTAACCGCATGTCCAGATCAGATGCAACACGCTGGTCTGGACATGCACGTTGTCAGTCACCGTTGATTTCATTACTGAGTCTTAGTGatgattttgacatttattcTATGAATTGTTTTGCCCATGAATTGTGAAAACTCCTCAAGGGGACATGTTCAAGTCTCTCATTTTGTCCCACCAACAGTCCAGACTCCAAAGATCCATCACATTTacactgatgttaaaaaaaaaaggaggaagtaGAATTATTGTTCCTCTAGTGTAGATTTTGAATCTTGCTCCTTGGTAGCACCAGCCTCGTCATTTTCATCTGAGCTTTAATGTTgtatttgctttcattttgctCACCTGATTGTTCCAAAGGAATTCTACGAGTTCTGGTCAGACGAGGTACTTCTGTGACTTCAGTAGTTAGAGGCTTTTTAATTTCCCAGagtctctcctctttttttccctctaaacatttctctcttctctgaaCCGTCTCTCTGCAGCCTTACTTGAGACAAGAGTCCCAGCAGGATATCGTCCTTGGTGGTGACATGCCCATCAGCTCCATCCAAGCCACCATCGCCAAGCTCAGTGTCCGGCCACCCAGCGCCACAGACCCAGCCATGGAGGCCTCGTTTGGCCTGGAGGAGCAGGTTGACACCATCTTACCTGGCCTCGACTCGCTAGGTGACATCCAGTCGTTCCAGGACCCCTGTGCCCCTGCAGATGCtcagcccccctcctccttcagccctcctctctcctcccctgcccactctccacctccacccaaTGGCCTGGATGCTGTCTCCCCCTGCCCCCCAGCAGCCAACCACCAGCCAGTCCCAGACGCTGTGCCCAGCGTCAGCCCAcctcctgcttcctctgctCCGGCTCCCTCATCGCTGCAGCTTCTGGCCTCGCTGACGCCCGAGGCCTTCTCCATGGAGGGTGGAGGCCGGGGGAAGCAGCGGGTGACCAAGCAGAGCTTCCTGCAGCCGGCAGAGGGTCAGGGTCTCCACGGGACTCGAGGGGACGAAGGTGATGACCCGCTCAGTAGCCTGGACCCCCTCTGGAGCCTCAACAAGCGCTGAGATGAGTCCACAGATCGCTGCCTTTCTCTCACTCTACCACCAGGCATCACAGGAGGCCTGTAGCTCTAATCCTGCTTTTAAGAAAAACTCACTGAATCCTGGGAGTGTTGGAGACATGTTAGCTGTGTTGATTACCAAGATGTGCCTGGTGGCAAACGGTAGGGGTTCAGTTTTGAAGTTGGGTCTATTTCCACTACTTTAGGGGTGTGATACccgaaacacaaacacacttgcttCTCCTTCCATCCCTGGTGGCTTCTGGGACCAGATCACTATGCACTCGTCTGTATCCGTTCATTCCTTCTGTCgttctttgctgcttttctttatatGTCTGTGATGGATGGAACCTGTTCTGCACTTCCAGCACCAGATCTGGGCCCAAATAAAAAATCCCCAGCATGCACTCCATTATCATAGCCTCGTCAAGGCATCACCGGGATGTGACGGTGTTTGACTGCTCCTTTCTGCGTTGGTCTGTGATCGTTTTAAATGACTGGAATAACGGATGCATGGAGCTGAAGGCAAACCAGAGCTATTTTTAAGACACAACACCCCGTCAATTCAATCAGTGCGTGTAGCTCAGCCATCATGGTAACACAGAGAAGCATACAAATCAGCACGTCTTAACaagttgattatttttcttcGTCTGTAACACTGTAAATATCTTAAATAAAGTTAGATtattccaaaaagaaaaatgtcactaATCTTTCAttattgtaaaaatataaaataaatccaGTAGACAGACAACTGTGTGGTATCAAAGCCTCTTTATTTGAAAACTAGTACCATTTTCATTACCTGACAAAGTATTGCTGGATACAGTCTGTTGCAAGGCCTAGTCCATATGTGATGAACCAAAACATTCACAAGAAGCAAAGATTCAGTTGAAATTGCCACAcaaaccctccctccctcctttaaggaatagttggacattttggaaaaagcCTTAATTTGCTTTCTGGTGCAGAGTTAGCTGGATGAGGAGACTGACAGCACTCATCTCTCTGTTAAATATGAGGTTATATACTGGTGGTGACAAAAAGGCCAACTACTGGACAATATTTAtttgatgcattttgttttccattttcagccTCAGTAGTAGTGATGTGCCGGTCACGAATGAAACAAAGAGCTGGCTCCTGATTGggagctgtgtttttcttttttttttctttttctctcccctctctgtcatACTTTCTTTTCTTCAAGCCACACGTGATTGGTCAATATGTGTTTATGGCCTGTGTGGGGGGATGGGTGGTAATTACACTCGCAGCAGCAGTAGATAGTGATCgctgatcgaggctttgttgaaaTTTCGACACCTGATTCAAACAACGGATTCATTACctgaggcttcaatgacacagttctcgagtaggacatctagtggtttataaaatgaagtgcaatcaagatgtgtcatttattggttcatatcaaatatatatatatattaaatacatagcctatattatttgacatgtctgattgttgtaggaaacagcggtatacctgatattttgtgttattaatcataagctatcctaaaacaaatctaaatagtccatagcttaaaagatgttgaatactgggtgttctgtccccagatggcaaatgtgatctcattccaaattctcattcctaaatcatgagctaaataacatgcagctctgacgggaatcgaacccatgctacattgttgcaagacaactaaaccaatgacagggtttcgataccgaatgaagcagtaaagtggTTCATATGTCATAAATCACATGATTTTTCCTAACCAAAACACACGTCTGACTCCGAGCCTGGCTATCATGGAGTTACATaaatacttttctgtttgactgcaccaaatgataatgtggtttcaagtggattattattattattattattattaataataataataataatagaaaatggctgattgtaaccctacataatcttcacttatattttgtgttgtcaaacacaaaatgacattttgaggtcaaaaaaatttttgactttttttggccgattttgacgccttactatactatgacgttttttatgacattttgaggtcaaaaacttttttgactttttttggccaattttgactccttactatactatgacgttttttatgacattttgaggtcaaaattttttttgatatattttggccgattttgacgccttactatactatgacggtttttatgacattttgaggtcaaaaaaaaatgttgactttttttggccgattttgacaccttactatactatgacgttttttatgacattttgaggtcaaaaaaaattgtgactttttttggccgattttgacgccttactatactatgatgttttttatgactttttgaggtccaaaaaattttttgactttttttgcccgaaaaaaacggcatactatactatgacattttttatgacattttgaggtcaaaattttttttgatatattttggccgattttgacgccttactatactatgacgttttttatgacattttgaggtcaaaaaaaatgttgactttttttggccgattttgacgccttactatactatgacgttttttatgacattttgaggtcaaaaatttttttgatatattttggccgattttgacgccttactatactatgacgttttttatgactttttgaggtccaaaaatttttttgactttttttgcccgaaaaaaacggcatactatactatgacgttttttatgagtttttgaggtcgaaaaaaattttgactttttttgtccgattttgacgccttactatactatgacgttttttatgactttttgaggtcgaaaaaaattttgactttttttgcccgaaaaaaacgccatactatactatgacattttttatgactttttgaggtcgaaaaaaattttgactttttttgtccgattttgacgccttactatactatgacgttttttatgactttttgaggtcgaaaaaatttttgactttttttgcccgaaaaaaacgccatactatactatgattttttttatgagtttttgaggtcgaaaaaaattttgactttttttgtccgattttgacgccttactatactatgacgttttttatgactttttgaggtcgaaaaaaattttgactttttttgtccgaaaaaaacgccatactatactatgacgttttttatgactttttgaggtcgaaaaaaaatttgactttttatgtccgattttgacgccttactatactatgacgttttttatgactttttgaggtcgaaaaaatttttgactttttttgcccgaaaaaaacgccatactatactatgacgttttttatgactttttgaggtcgaaaaaatttttgactttttttgcccgaaaaaaac
Proteins encoded:
- the ptpn23a gene encoding tyrosine-protein phosphatase non-receptor type 23, producing the protein MEAVPRMPMIWLDLKEAGEFQFSPSVRQFILKNYGENPDNYNEQLKKLETLRQSAVNVTRDFEGCSTLRKYFGQLHYLQSRIPMGASQEAAVPISWTEIFSGKTVTHDDISYEQACILYNLGALHSMLGAMDNRVSEEGMKVSCTHFQCSAGAFSYLRDNFSHNFSVDMSHQILNLNINLMLGQAQECLLEKSMLDNRKSFLVARISAQVVDYYKEACRALENSETASMLGKIQKDWKKLVQMKIYYFAAIAHLHMGKQAEEQQKYGERLAYLQSSLDKLSEAIKLAKGQPDSVQEALRFTMDVIGGKFNSAKKDNDFIYHETVPSLETLASVKGAPLVKALPVNPTDPSVTGPDLFAKLVPMAAHEASSLYSEEKAKLLRDIMAKIESKNETLEQFMDSLGLEPESVDNLDMYSHIPPVLMEKCAALSVRPDTVKSLIQSMQVLSGVFTDVESSLKEIRDVLEADEAGERALQEIGGPAAGEVHPSAQGQALAEIRRDLEKYMEAHEKASFTNTELHRAMNLHISNLRLLGGPLESLREALPRPQLSEEEVAGLQCMKRILGKVHEMREQRCSLEKQLRDLIQQDDITATLVTTERADMKRIFEDQLKKYEQVKVYIDQNLAAQENILKALTEANVQYASVRKSLSQTEQQWNSTVQGLVGSYEAYEDLMKKSQEGKEFYDDLEAKASRLLERAKALCQTRVEERKPILEKETQKKPPARPTAAKPTLKPKAPDTDSACSSMEDPELAQLSAAILALGGDLPEELRSLPPDIPSLPTTRLPRPEAFLPPGANLGGSSSLPWSGAPAAGLPRFPANLPPPELLARIAQFPTSGALGTQGALPHGPPPQITPQMPGQATGYRPPPPQAPQPGPVAPTPVRPTTTTVDSIQAPIPSYAPTPHQPGPPAASAGYTVPPQMGAYPQFVPQPGMPIQRPGQTAVPQPQQQKHPQQYPQTIGQPLPQGYQPGPRAIPGPPSSLQTQQAYPHGYMPPQHGLPPQYQQAFPGQLQPRQQNGFQPHPQIPQGYQTPQGFVPQQHPQMMPGSMPRLPQAQIPPQTAHPQIPPTSQPAAPVSQPYPPHPNQQMPPGLPHQHMLPQQQQISMPPSAQQIPPHPQMQIPGGPRPQMPPTSQPMPPVSQNYMPPTSQPIHPTLHPQGPPSSQPHMVPGPQVHLPRGPLPQMPPSALPQQHHPHPGQPPIPNMPQQPMGMPSQPQAQPPHSGGVCYPGGAPMMPQQPLAPQPAAPQQPQAPLTMTHPQPSSMYPSAPGPNVPSSAPQQPTAMGPHGLHVPPAQHMIQPSPGGPSAAQPPNTVPPSASPSPSPAPSPGPASLGLNAQQRPTPAPTPGGTAPPTLPSPSAVSPSTSLFQRQNSSTDDLLSSSPESQPGGTKAPTNVLQPTKADPQDGERRKKSSQGVLLIQGDPYQAPERVARLHSELERYRAQVDSLEHPSETEGGLSVLDARWKELQDQQEKDARQLSIAIARCYTMKNRHQDVMPYDINRVVLQSGKDDYINASYMEDLSPYCPRLIATQAPLTGTAADFWLMVYEQKVSLIVMLVSEQELEKGKVLRYFPTERGQQLSQGPITLSLTTQKTTPTHVERMISLQYRDQSLKRTVVHLQFTSWPELGLPDSKSNLLRFIQEVHGHYFHQRPLHTPVVVHCSSGVGRTGAFCLLYAALQELEAGNGIPDLPLLVKKMRQQRKNMLQEKLHLKFCYEAVLKHAEYVLQRHGITTATCSKNTNSAATKPYLRQESQQDIVLGGDMPISSIQATIAKLSVRPPSATDPAMEASFGLEEQVDTILPGLDSLGDIQSFQDPCAPADAQPPSSFSPPLSSPAHSPPPPNGLDAVSPCPPAANHQPVPDAVPSVSPPPASSAPAPSSLQLLASLTPEAFSMEGGGRGKQRVTKQSFLQPAEGQGLHGTRGDEGDDPLSSLDPLWSLNKR